Proteins encoded together in one Bradyrhizobium sp. CB82 window:
- a CDS encoding EamA family transporter yields the protein MKPADILIAVMVAIVWGLAFVASRLALDELSPELMTALRFSIAAVPCLFIRKPGIAWPLLIAISSTLFLGQFLTQAYGIAHGVPVGLTSVVVQSQALFTIGFAVLAFGERPTPVQTSGIAIAAIGLLLICGTVGYDFSISAFAVLMISPVSFAIGNLLLRGARGVPMFDLFAWLCLTSAAPLLALALIANGPAPTWQALTHMSLTTALCMLALGGLSTSIAYWLWGRLLHDYPAAQVVPFALLVPFVGSAASSIVFAERFGPLRLAGMLTVIGGIAVMLLAKRPQVLPKTA from the coding sequence GCCTTCGTGGCGAGCCGGCTGGCGCTCGACGAATTGTCGCCCGAACTCATGACGGCGCTGCGCTTTTCGATTGCCGCGGTGCCCTGCCTGTTCATCCGCAAACCGGGCATCGCCTGGCCGCTCCTGATCGCGATCAGCTCCACGCTGTTCCTCGGCCAGTTCCTGACTCAGGCCTATGGCATCGCCCATGGCGTGCCGGTGGGGCTGACCAGCGTCGTCGTGCAGAGCCAGGCGCTGTTCACGATCGGCTTTGCAGTGCTCGCCTTCGGCGAACGGCCGACGCCGGTGCAGACATCAGGCATTGCCATTGCCGCGATCGGCCTTCTCTTGATCTGCGGCACCGTCGGCTACGATTTCAGCATCAGTGCCTTCGCGGTGCTGATGATCTCGCCGGTCTCTTTTGCGATCGGCAATCTCCTGCTGCGCGGCGCCCGCGGCGTGCCGATGTTCGACCTGTTCGCCTGGCTGTGCCTGACGTCAGCCGCGCCACTGTTGGCACTGGCGCTGATCGCCAATGGTCCGGCGCCGACCTGGCAAGCGCTGACGCATATGTCGCTGACCACTGCGCTCTGCATGCTGGCGCTGGGCGGCCTCTCGACCAGCATCGCCTATTGGCTGTGGGGCCGGCTGCTGCACGACTATCCGGCTGCGCAGGTCGTGCCGTTCGCGCTGCTGGTGCCTTTCGTCGGCTCGGCCGCGTCGAGCATCGTGTTCGCTGAGCGGTTCGGACCCCTGCGGCTCGCCGGCATGCTGACCGTGATCGGCGGTATCGCGGTGATGCTGCTGGCCAAGCGTCCGCAAGTCCTGCCGAAGACAGCGTGA
- a CDS encoding LysE family translocator, which produces MKMSLMYAFIVFAIVMYFTPGPNNIMLLSSGLTYGFRRTIPHIAGITIGFAFMVATVGLGLGTVFLAYPILQTILKYAGAAYLIYLAVAIALSGPAKPGEEKGRGPMTFWGAAMFQWINAKGWVIVIGTLTAYAAIAQFPINIAIQTLISLIVGAVSTVVWALFGSALRPILTSERLVRAFNILMAVLLLASLYPVFTDA; this is translated from the coding sequence GTGAAGATGTCGCTCATGTATGCCTTCATCGTCTTTGCGATCGTGATGTACTTCACGCCCGGCCCGAACAACATCATGCTGCTGTCGTCGGGCCTGACTTACGGCTTCCGCCGCACCATTCCCCACATCGCCGGGATCACCATCGGATTCGCCTTCATGGTCGCAACCGTCGGTCTGGGGCTGGGGACGGTCTTCCTGGCGTATCCTATCCTCCAGACCATCCTGAAATATGCCGGCGCCGCCTACCTGATCTATCTGGCCGTCGCGATCGCCCTTTCCGGCCCGGCCAAGCCGGGCGAGGAAAAGGGCAGGGGGCCGATGACCTTCTGGGGCGCGGCCATGTTCCAGTGGATCAATGCCAAGGGATGGGTGATCGTGATCGGCACCCTCACTGCCTATGCGGCGATTGCCCAATTCCCCATCAATATCGCCATCCAGACCCTGATCAGCTTGATCGTCGGCGCGGTCTCGACCGTGGTCTGGGCCCTGTTCGGGAGCGCGCTCCGGCCGATCCTGACCTCCGAGCGGCTGGTCCGCGCCTTCAATATCCTGATGGCGGTCCTGCTGCTTGCCTCCCTCTACCCCGTTTTCACGGATGCATGA
- the ilvC gene encoding ketol-acid reductoisomerase: protein MRVYYDRDADLNLIKGKKVAIVGYGAQGHAHALNLKDSGVKDMAIALYKGSASAKKAEAAGFKVMEVAEAAKWADLVMMLTPDEVQGDIYREHLHDNMKKGAALVFAHGLNVHFNLLDPRADLDVLMVAPKGPGHTVRSEYQRGGGVPCLIAIAKDVSGNAHDLGLSYASAVGGGRAGIIETTFKEECETDLFGEQVVLCGGLVELIKGGYETLVEAGYAPEMAYFECLHEVKLIVDLIYEGGIANMNYSISNTAEYGEYVTGPRIITDETRKEMKRVLNDIQSGKFSRDWMLENKVNQTSFKATRARLAAHPIEEVGAKLRDMMPWIKKGALVDKSKN, encoded by the coding sequence ATGCGTGTTTATTACGATCGCGACGCCGACCTGAATCTGATCAAGGGCAAGAAGGTCGCCATCGTCGGCTATGGCGCCCAGGGCCACGCCCATGCGCTGAACCTGAAGGATTCCGGCGTCAAGGATATGGCCATTGCGCTGTACAAGGGGTCGGCCTCGGCCAAGAAGGCGGAAGCCGCCGGCTTCAAGGTGATGGAGGTGGCGGAGGCCGCGAAATGGGCCGACCTCGTCATGATGCTGACCCCGGACGAGGTTCAGGGCGACATCTACCGCGAGCACCTGCACGACAACATGAAGAAGGGCGCGGCGCTGGTGTTCGCGCACGGCCTCAACGTCCACTTCAACCTGCTCGACCCGCGCGCCGACCTCGATGTGCTGATGGTCGCCCCGAAGGGCCCCGGTCACACCGTGCGCTCGGAGTATCAGCGCGGTGGTGGCGTGCCCTGCCTGATCGCAATCGCCAAGGACGTGTCGGGCAACGCCCATGACCTCGGCCTCTCCTACGCCTCGGCGGTCGGCGGCGGCCGCGCCGGCATCATCGAGACCACCTTCAAGGAAGAGTGCGAGACCGACCTGTTCGGCGAGCAGGTGGTGCTCTGTGGCGGCCTCGTCGAGCTGATCAAGGGCGGCTACGAGACGCTGGTCGAGGCCGGCTACGCTCCCGAAATGGCCTATTTCGAGTGCCTGCACGAAGTGAAGCTGATTGTCGACCTGATCTATGAAGGCGGCATCGCCAACATGAACTACTCGATCTCCAACACCGCCGAGTACGGTGAGTACGTCACCGGTCCGCGCATCATCACCGACGAGACCAGGAAGGAGATGAAGCGGGTTCTCAACGATATCCAGTCCGGCAAGTTCTCGCGCGACTGGATGCTCGAGAACAAGGTCAACCAGACCTCGTTCAAGGCGACCCGTGCCAGGCTCGCCGCGCATCCGATCGAGGAGGTCGGCGCGAAACTCCGCGACATGATGCCCTGGATCAAGAAGGGCGCGCTGGTCGACAAGTCGAAGAACTGA
- a CDS encoding TetR-like C-terminal domain-containing protein codes for MRNPAHFEIISTGRYFAHGSSPELTSDNAELIALTERMLGEAARQGLLRQDELKPTQIAARALVYGFARMNLDGHFPRWGVEEGEIEDGRSGDRRLHRRHREAGPRIRRPLVLSEGRTAWRVACS; via the coding sequence ATGCGCAACCCCGCCCATTTCGAGATCATCTCGACAGGGCGCTACTTCGCCCATGGCAGTTCGCCTGAGCTCACCAGCGACAATGCGGAACTGATCGCGCTGACCGAGCGCATGCTGGGTGAGGCAGCCCGGCAGGGCCTGTTGCGACAGGACGAGTTGAAGCCAACCCAGATCGCTGCCCGCGCCCTGGTCTATGGTTTTGCACGCATGAACCTTGACGGCCATTTTCCGCGCTGGGGCGTCGAGGAGGGCGAGATTGAAGATGGCCGCAGCGGTGATCGACGTCTTCATCGCCGGCATCGCGAAGCCGGGCCGCGCATTCGCCGCCCGCTAGTATTAAGCGAAGGTCGGACGGCGTGGCGCGTTGCCTGCTCATGA
- a CDS encoding sulfatase-like hydrolase/transferase has translation MASAPNPGPSAATAVLASVAAIGIWRLLAVASPHLAALALMYETETDFGSRLGFALAWGILNFFWITLLRRPALSGALSLTMVVVLVLLSRLKHDVVQMTVNFIDLMMIDRDTVAFLFTIFPNLRWSVIGACLVILPLMYALWWLDPFRIRRLPALACKLACLAALVGYSLYHPDEAWRGYYDDGYLSKFFRSGVTAVSDFVQYGFMESAASTDEHLNMPLVDACHPAGRRPNIIMIHDESSFDIRAAQGIKVPPGYGSHFKSWDGKQRTFLAESNGGPSWFTEYNVLAGLSSRSFGRFAYFVTRIASGRVERGLPLSLRRCGYDTMSLYPAYGAFMSARSFQITTGIERFYDAKDLGAKDVEPDSFFYDKALQLMGQQPPNKPLFSFIYLGANHFPWETRFRPDLMPNWRAPGNAPSIDEYLRRQMMSAEQYQAFLAGLKKKFPSEPFLIVRYGDHQPEFAPQLLEPGLDEGGLGKKLDDYDPRLYATYYAIDAINFEPVKSDAVMDTIDGAYLPLVIQEAAGIPLDPSFAAQKDVMLRCKGIFYGCKDGMEARRLNRLLINAGMIHGL, from the coding sequence ATGGCGTCCGCGCCCAACCCAGGTCCTTCTGCCGCCACCGCCGTGCTGGCGAGCGTTGCCGCGATCGGCATCTGGCGCCTTCTCGCCGTCGCCTCCCCGCATCTGGCTGCACTCGCACTGATGTACGAGACCGAGACCGACTTCGGCTCGCGCCTCGGTTTCGCGCTTGCGTGGGGCATCCTCAATTTCTTCTGGATCACCCTGCTCCGCCGCCCTGCGCTGTCGGGCGCGCTGTCGCTGACCATGGTCGTGGTGCTGGTGCTGCTGTCGCGGCTCAAGCACGACGTCGTACAGATGACGGTCAACTTCATCGACCTGATGATGATCGACCGCGACACGGTCGCCTTCCTGTTCACGATCTTCCCGAACCTGCGCTGGTCGGTGATCGGCGCCTGCCTCGTCATCCTGCCGCTGATGTATGCGCTGTGGTGGCTCGATCCGTTCCGCATCCGCCGCCTGCCGGCGCTCGCCTGCAAGCTCGCCTGCCTCGCCGCGCTGGTCGGCTATTCCCTTTATCATCCGGACGAAGCCTGGCGCGGTTATTACGACGACGGCTATCTCTCCAAATTCTTCCGCTCCGGCGTCACTGCAGTCTCCGACTTCGTGCAGTACGGCTTCATGGAATCCGCCGCCTCGACCGACGAGCATCTCAACATGCCGCTGGTCGATGCCTGCCATCCAGCGGGGCGGCGGCCGAACATCATCATGATCCATGATGAATCCAGTTTCGACATCCGAGCCGCGCAAGGCATCAAGGTGCCACCAGGCTACGGCAGTCATTTCAAATCCTGGGACGGCAAGCAGCGCACCTTCCTTGCCGAGAGCAATGGCGGGCCGAGCTGGTTCACCGAATACAACGTGCTCGCCGGCCTGTCGTCGCGCTCGTTCGGCCGCTTCGCCTATTTCGTGACGCGCATCGCCTCGGGCCGCGTCGAGCGTGGCCTGCCGCTCAGCTTGCGCCGCTGCGGCTATGACACGATGTCGCTGTATCCGGCCTACGGCGCCTTCATGAGCGCGCGCAGCTTCCAGATCACGACCGGCATCGAGCGCTTCTATGACGCGAAGGACCTCGGCGCGAAGGACGTCGAGCCGGATTCCTTCTTCTACGACAAGGCGCTTCAGTTGATGGGCCAGCAGCCGCCGAACAAGCCGCTGTTCAGCTTCATCTATCTCGGCGCCAATCATTTTCCCTGGGAGACGCGTTTCCGTCCCGATCTGATGCCAAATTGGCGTGCGCCAGGGAACGCGCCCTCGATCGACGAATATCTGCGCCGCCAGATGATGAGCGCCGAGCAGTACCAGGCCTTCCTGGCCGGGCTGAAGAAGAAGTTTCCCAGTGAGCCCTTCCTGATCGTGCGCTATGGCGATCATCAACCGGAATTTGCGCCGCAGCTCCTCGAGCCCGGGCTCGACGAAGGCGGGCTCGGCAAGAAGCTCGACGATTATGATCCGCGTCTCTACGCCACCTATTATGCGATCGACGCCATCAATTTCGAGCCAGTGAAAAGCGACGCGGTGATGGATACGATCGATGGCGCCTATTTGCCGCTGGTGATCCAGGAAGCCGCAGGTATCCCGCTCGACCCGTCTTTCGCCGCGCAGAAGGACGTGATGCTACGCTGCAAGGGCATCTTCTATGGCTGCAAGGACGGCATGGAAGCGCGACGCCTCAATCGCCTGCTCATCAACGCCGGCATGATCCACGGGCTTTAA
- a CDS encoding ABC transporter ATP-binding protein, producing the protein MIFELKSTAVVDAIDFDIAKGEVFGLLGPNGAGKTTTILMMLGLTEISSGRVSVLGFDPARQPLQVKRRVGYLPDAVGFYDQLTAAENLVYTARLMGLSRGERTRRIAAALARVGLAEVAERRVTTFSRGMRQRLGLAEIIVKRAEIAILDEPTSGLDPQATLDREGQGGGGQTLPQHGYPLHSALSLSDLGP; encoded by the coding sequence GTGATTTTCGAACTAAAGTCGACGGCGGTCGTGGACGCCATCGACTTCGATATCGCAAAGGGTGAGGTGTTCGGCCTGTTGGGCCCGAACGGCGCCGGCAAGACCACGACCATCCTGATGATGCTCGGCCTGACCGAGATCTCTTCGGGCAGGGTCAGCGTGCTTGGCTTCGATCCGGCGCGCCAGCCGCTACAAGTCAAGCGGCGCGTCGGCTATCTGCCTGATGCGGTCGGCTTCTACGACCAGCTCACGGCAGCTGAAAACCTCGTCTACACCGCGAGGCTGATGGGCCTGTCGCGGGGCGAGCGGACGCGGCGGATCGCGGCGGCGCTTGCGCGCGTCGGGCTTGCCGAGGTTGCGGAGCGGCGGGTCACGACCTTCTCGCGGGGCATGCGCCAGCGCCTCGGGCTTGCCGAGATCATCGTCAAACGTGCCGAAATCGCGATCCTGGACGAGCCGACCTCCGGGCTCGACCCGCAGGCGACGCTCGACAGAGAGGGTCAGGGAGGGGGTGGCCAAACTCTCCCGCAACACGGCTACCCCCTCCATTCCGCTCTATCGTTGTCCGATCTTGGTCCATAA
- a CDS encoding ABC transporter permease/substrate-binding protein, producing the protein MSSTSDPRWGEALSHLPDYLGNHVRVSLAALALGLVISLPLAILCRNRPVARNILLALASIVQTVPGLALLALFYPLLLLATSVTLAWFGVAFSAFGFLPAMLALALYSMLPVLRNGITGLNGIDPALLEAAQGVGMTPRQSLVMVELPLALPVIMAGIRTAAVWVIGTATLSTPIGQTSLGNYIFAGLQTQNWVFVLFGCVASAVLALAVDQLLGLIETGLRNRSRLRTTLGGVGIAALVAATLVPSLGRSSPAYVVGAKTFAEQYVLSALIRDRLAAAGLPAMTRSGLGSNVAFEALKAGDIDLYVDYSGTLWANQLHRTDIRPRKELIDELKTALAKQNITLLGELGFENAYALVMPRKRAEALGIHSVADLAAHTSGLSIAGDYEFFSRPEWAALRDAYGLAFRAQRQMQPDFMYAAVASGEVDVIAGYTSDGLIAKYDLVALDDPKRAIPPYDAILLLAPKRAGDDRLKAELKPLLDRIDIADMREANLRASGNDANSSPDAVARWLWTKIGQR; encoded by the coding sequence ATGAGCTCGACCTCCGACCCACGCTGGGGCGAAGCGCTCTCGCATCTGCCGGACTATCTCGGCAATCATGTACGGGTGAGCCTTGCCGCGCTCGCGCTCGGGCTCGTCATCAGCCTGCCGCTCGCGATCCTTTGCCGCAACCGCCCGGTGGCGCGCAACATATTGCTCGCGCTCGCGAGCATCGTGCAGACCGTGCCGGGGCTCGCGCTGCTCGCGCTGTTCTATCCGCTCCTGCTGCTCGCGACCTCCGTGACTCTCGCCTGGTTCGGCGTCGCCTTCTCCGCCTTCGGCTTCCTGCCGGCGATGCTCGCACTCGCGCTCTATTCCATGCTGCCGGTGCTGCGCAATGGCATTACCGGGTTGAACGGCATCGATCCCGCCTTGCTCGAAGCGGCTCAAGGCGTCGGCATGACGCCGCGGCAATCGCTTGTCATGGTGGAGTTGCCGCTGGCGCTGCCGGTGATAATGGCGGGCATCCGCACTGCGGCGGTGTGGGTGATCGGCACGGCAACCTTGTCCACGCCGATCGGGCAAACCAGTCTCGGCAACTACATCTTCGCGGGCCTGCAAACCCAGAACTGGGTGTTCGTGCTGTTCGGTTGCGTCGCCTCGGCCGTGCTGGCGCTTGCGGTCGATCAATTGCTCGGCCTGATCGAAACCGGCTTGCGCAATCGCAGCCGCCTGCGCACGACGCTTGGCGGCGTCGGGATTGCGGCGCTGGTTGCCGCGACGCTGGTGCCCTCGCTCGGACGCTCGTCTCCCGCTTACGTCGTCGGCGCCAAGACGTTCGCCGAGCAATATGTTCTGTCGGCCCTGATCCGGGATCGCCTGGCGGCGGCTGGCCTGCCGGCGATGACGCGATCCGGCCTCGGCTCCAACGTGGCGTTCGAGGCGCTCAAGGCCGGCGACATCGATCTCTACGTCGATTATTCCGGCACGCTCTGGGCCAACCAGTTGCACCGCACGGACATCAGACCGCGCAAGGAGCTGATCGACGAGCTGAAGACGGCACTCGCCAAACAGAATATCACGCTGCTCGGCGAGCTCGGCTTCGAGAACGCCTATGCGCTGGTGATGCCGCGAAAGCGCGCGGAAGCGCTTGGTATCCATTCCGTCGCCGACCTCGCCGCGCATACGTCAGGCCTGTCGATCGCCGGCGACTACGAATTCTTCTCGCGCCCGGAATGGGCGGCGTTGCGCGATGCGTACGGGCTCGCGTTCCGCGCACAACGGCAGATGCAGCCCGATTTCATGTATGCGGCGGTCGCAAGCGGCGAAGTCGATGTCATCGCGGGCTACACCAGCGATGGTCTGATCGCGAAATACGATCTCGTGGCGCTCGACGATCCCAAGCGGGCGATCCCGCCCTACGACGCCATTCTGCTGCTCGCCCCCAAGCGCGCCGGCGATGACCGACTCAAGGCCGAGCTAAAACCGCTGCTCGATCGGATCGACATCGCCGACATGCGCGAAGCAAATCTGCGCGCCAGCGGCAACGACGCGAACTCCTCGCCAGATGCGGTGGCCAGGTGGTTATGGACCAAGATCGGACAACGATAG
- a CDS encoding ABC transporter ATP-binding protein, with amino-acid sequence MPSKPMIGYAHVAKNFGAVAAVGGVSLDVAEGEFLAIVGGSGSGKTTLLRLTNRLIEADRGTITVEGEDIGHVDPVALRRRIGYVFQSGGLFPHLSVADNVGVTPKLLGIPQGGIAARVDELLDLVRLDRTQHRDRLPQDLSGGQRQRVGVARALAARPRIVLMDEPFGALDPLTRDALGEDYRALHHKLGLTTVMITHDMTEAILLADRIAVMRAGRLLAQGTPAELGRSGDAYVLELLRTPRRQVARLNERLPQGGAT; translated from the coding sequence ATGCCCTCCAAGCCCATGATCGGTTATGCGCATGTCGCGAAAAACTTCGGCGCCGTCGCGGCCGTGGGCGGTGTTTCGCTCGACGTCGCCGAGGGTGAGTTTCTGGCCATCGTCGGCGGCTCCGGCTCGGGCAAGACCACGCTGCTGCGGCTGACCAACAGGCTGATCGAGGCCGACCGTGGCACGATCACCGTCGAGGGCGAGGACATCGGCCACGTCGACCCGGTCGCGCTGCGGCGCCGCATCGGCTACGTCTTCCAGAGCGGCGGACTGTTTCCGCACCTGAGCGTCGCAGACAATGTCGGCGTCACGCCGAAGCTGCTCGGCATCCCGCAAGGAGGGATTGCCGCACGCGTGGACGAGCTACTCGACCTGGTGCGGCTCGACCGCACCCAGCATCGCGATCGATTGCCGCAAGACCTGTCCGGCGGACAGCGCCAGCGCGTCGGGGTGGCGCGGGCACTCGCGGCGCGCCCGCGGATCGTGCTGATGGACGAGCCGTTCGGCGCGCTCGATCCCCTGACCCGCGACGCGCTCGGCGAAGATTATCGCGCGCTGCATCACAAGCTCGGCCTGACCACGGTCATGATCACCCATGACATGACGGAAGCGATCTTGCTCGCCGATCGCATCGCGGTGATGCGCGCCGGGCGACTGCTCGCGCAGGGCACGCCGGCGGAGCTCGGTCGAAGCGGCGATGCCTACGTGCTGGAGCTGTTGCGGACGCCGCGGCGCCAGGTCGCGCGACTGAACGAGCGGCTGCCGCAGGGTGGTGCGACATGA
- a CDS encoding ABC transporter ATP-binding protein, translating to MTTPTAVALEDTKVAFRLGDGRVYTAVEEAQLTVGQGEFVAIVGPTGCGKSTLLNVAAGLLKPAAGSVKVFDQPLAGLNRDAGYLFQADALFPWKTAVDNVAIGLEIKGTPRPDALARAQKWLTSVGLGAFANRYPHMLSGGQRKRVALAQVLIRDPKILLMDEPFGPLDAQTRQVMGNLLLELWSADRKAVLFVTHDLEEAIALADRVVIMSAGPSSRIIGNWRVELARPRDIFEVRLDKEFHALHREIWSVLKDEVMKGYAQSTLAEAV from the coding sequence ATGACAACGCCCACGGCTGTGGCGCTCGAGGATACCAAAGTCGCCTTCCGGCTGGGGGACGGGCGCGTCTATACCGCGGTCGAGGAGGCGCAGCTCACCGTCGGCCAGGGCGAGTTCGTCGCCATTGTCGGCCCGACCGGCTGCGGTAAATCCACGCTGCTCAACGTCGCCGCGGGGCTGCTGAAGCCCGCCGCCGGCAGCGTCAAGGTGTTCGACCAGCCGCTCGCAGGCTTGAACCGGGACGCCGGTTATTTGTTCCAGGCCGACGCGCTGTTCCCCTGGAAGACTGCCGTCGACAACGTCGCGATCGGCCTCGAGATCAAGGGCACGCCGCGCCCCGATGCGCTCGCGCGCGCGCAAAAATGGCTGACCTCGGTCGGGCTCGGAGCGTTCGCCAACCGCTATCCGCACATGCTCTCCGGCGGCCAGCGCAAGCGTGTGGCGCTGGCGCAGGTGCTGATCCGTGATCCAAAAATCCTGCTGATGGACGAGCCGTTCGGCCCGCTCGATGCCCAGACCCGGCAGGTCATGGGCAATCTCCTGCTCGAGCTCTGGAGCGCCGACCGCAAGGCGGTGCTGTTCGTTACCCATGACCTCGAGGAGGCGATCGCACTCGCCGACCGCGTCGTGATCATGTCGGCGGGGCCGTCCTCGCGCATCATCGGCAATTGGCGGGTCGAGCTTGCACGCCCGCGCGACATTTTCGAGGTGCGGCTGGACAAGGAGTTCCATGCGCTCCATCGCGAGATCTGGAGCGTGCTCAAGGACGAGGTGATGAAGGGCTACGCGCAATCCACCCTGGCGGAGGCGGTCTGA
- a CDS encoding ABC transporter permease, translated as MSRLTLLSLQLLVAAVVIVLWQVLSTVPVFGKILLPPFFFSNPVDVFSQIVNWFASGVIWKHLWITLWESILAFVIGSLGGVLVGFWFARQPLVAAVFDPYVKMVNALPRVVLAPIFALWLGLGIWSKVALGVTLVFFIVFFNVYQGVKEVSRTVLDNGRMLGMSEQQLMRHVYWPSALSWMFSSLHTSVGFAVVGAVVGEYLGSAAGLGYLIQQAEGVFDVAGVFAGMFVLSAFVLLIDTGVTMVERRLLVWRPTAADGRG; from the coding sequence ATGTCGCGCCTGACGTTGCTCTCGCTGCAATTGCTGGTCGCCGCGGTCGTGATCGTGCTCTGGCAGGTGCTCTCCACCGTTCCGGTGTTCGGAAAGATCCTGCTGCCGCCGTTCTTCTTCTCCAACCCGGTCGACGTGTTCAGCCAGATCGTCAATTGGTTCGCGAGCGGCGTGATCTGGAAGCATCTCTGGATCACGCTCTGGGAGTCGATCCTCGCCTTCGTGATCGGCTCGCTCGGCGGCGTGCTGGTCGGCTTCTGGTTCGCGCGGCAGCCGCTGGTCGCGGCCGTATTCGATCCCTACGTCAAGATGGTCAACGCCCTGCCGCGCGTGGTGCTCGCGCCGATCTTCGCGCTGTGGCTCGGCCTCGGCATCTGGTCAAAGGTCGCCCTCGGCGTGACGCTGGTGTTCTTCATCGTGTTCTTCAACGTCTATCAGGGCGTCAAGGAGGTCAGCCGCACCGTGCTGGACAATGGCCGCATGCTCGGCATGAGCGAGCAGCAGTTGATGCGGCACGTCTATTGGCCCTCGGCGCTGTCGTGGATGTTCTCCTCGCTGCACACCTCGGTCGGCTTTGCCGTGGTCGGCGCCGTCGTCGGCGAATACCTCGGCTCTGCCGCAGGCCTCGGCTATCTGATCCAGCAGGCCGAAGGCGTGTTTGACGTTGCCGGCGTGTTTGCCGGGATGTTCGTACTGTCGGCCTTCGTCCTCCTGATCGACACGGGCGTGACGATGGTGGAGCGCCGGCTTCTCGTGTGGCGGCCGACGGCCGCGGACGGGCGAGGGTAG
- a CDS encoding ABC transporter substrate-binding protein gives MKNTIARLAGALLALALTTGFAAAQSKVTIAVGGGSCLCYLPTVLAKQLGEYEKAGVNVDLVDLKGGSDALKAVLGGSADVVSGYFDHCVNLAAKKQELQAFVVYDRYPGLVLVVAPSHTNEIKSVKDLAGKKVGVSAPGSSTDFFLKYLLKKNGLDPAGTAVIGVGLGATAVAAMEQGQIDAAVMLDPSVTVLQGSHKDLRILSDTRTQKDTLETFGGEYPGGALYSTAAWVAGHEKETQALTNAILNTLAWIHSHSPEDVMAKMPEEMVGKNKELYLAALKNTIPMFSETGKMDPKGADAVLAVFSVGSPEVANAKIDVSKTFTNKFVEQAKKTTGMNSK, from the coding sequence ATGAAGAACACGATTGCCAGGCTCGCGGGCGCGCTGCTCGCGCTCGCGCTCACCACCGGCTTCGCCGCAGCGCAGAGCAAGGTCACCATCGCGGTCGGCGGCGGCTCCTGCCTGTGCTATCTGCCCACGGTGCTGGCCAAGCAGCTCGGTGAGTACGAGAAAGCCGGCGTCAATGTCGACCTCGTCGACCTCAAGGGCGGCTCGGACGCGCTCAAGGCCGTGCTCGGCGGCAGCGCGGACGTCGTCTCCGGCTATTTCGACCATTGCGTCAACCTCGCGGCCAAGAAGCAGGAGTTGCAGGCTTTCGTGGTCTATGATCGCTATCCCGGCCTCGTGCTGGTGGTTGCGCCCTCGCATACCAACGAGATCAAGTCGGTGAAGGATCTGGCCGGCAAGAAGGTCGGCGTCAGCGCGCCCGGCTCCTCGACCGATTTCTTCCTGAAATATCTCCTGAAGAAGAACGGCCTCGATCCCGCCGGCACCGCCGTGATCGGCGTCGGCCTCGGCGCGACTGCGGTCGCGGCCATGGAGCAGGGCCAGATCGATGCGGCCGTGATGCTCGATCCCTCCGTTACCGTGCTCCAGGGCAGCCACAAGGACCTGCGTATCCTCAGCGACACCCGCACGCAGAAGGATACGCTCGAGACTTTTGGCGGCGAGTATCCGGGCGGCGCGCTGTATTCGACCGCGGCCTGGGTCGCCGGTCACGAAAAGGAGACGCAGGCGCTGACCAATGCGATCCTGAACACGCTCGCCTGGATCCATTCGCACTCGCCGGAGGACGTCATGGCGAAGATGCCGGAGGAGATGGTCGGCAAGAACAAGGAGCTTTATCTCGCAGCGCTGAAGAACACGATCCCGATGTTCTCGGAAACAGGCAAGATGGATCCGAAAGGTGCGGACGCCGTGCTCGCGGTGTTCAGCGTCGGCTCGCCCGAGGTTGCAAATGCCAAGATCGACGTCAGCAAGACCTTCACCAACAAGTTCGTCGAGCAGGCCAAGAAGACCACAGGGATGAATTCCAAGTAG